A genomic window from Micromonospora ferruginea includes:
- the nrdR gene encoding transcriptional regulator NrdR, producing MRCPYCRHADSRVVDSREADDGQLIRRRRSCPECGKRFTTVEEAVLAVVKRSGVTEPFSRTKIIGGVRKACQGRPVDDDSIALLAQKVEETVRAKGAAEIPSHDVGLAILGPLRDLDEVAYLRFASVYRSFDSLADFEREIETLRTAARAREGAGAGAADAAGAIS from the coding sequence ATGCGGTGTCCGTACTGCCGGCACGCCGACTCCCGGGTGGTCGACTCGCGGGAGGCCGACGACGGCCAGCTCATCCGGCGGCGACGTTCCTGCCCGGAGTGCGGCAAGCGGTTCACCACCGTCGAGGAGGCGGTGCTCGCGGTGGTCAAGCGCAGCGGGGTGACCGAGCCGTTCAGCCGCACCAAGATCATCGGTGGGGTGCGCAAGGCGTGCCAGGGCCGGCCGGTCGACGACGACTCGATCGCGCTGCTGGCACAGAAGGTCGAGGAGACCGTACGCGCCAAGGGGGCGGCCGAGATCCCCAGCCACGACGTGGGGCTGGCGATCCTCGGCCCGCTGCGTGACCTCGACGAAGTGGCCTATCTGCGGTTCGCCAGCGTCTACCGGTCGTTCGACTCGCTCGCCGACTTCGAGCGGGAGATCGAGACGCTGCGGACCGCCGCGCGTGCCCGTGAGGGCGCCGGTGCCGGCGCGGCGGACGCCGCCGGCGCGATCAGCTGA
- a CDS encoding vitamin B12-dependent ribonucleotide reductase, with protein MGDRADEGGEGVTTSKSRNKAGAGLKIERVWTTEGVHPYDEVAWERRDVVMTNWRDGSINFEQRGVEFPESWSVNAANIVTTKYFRGAVGTPEREWSLKQLIDRVVDTYRTAGEEYGYFASPADAEVFAHELTWMLLHQVFSFNSPVWFNVGTPSPQQVSACFILSVDDSMDSILDWYKEEGRIFQGGSGAGVNLSRIRSSKELLSSGGTASGPVSFMRGADASAGTIKSGGATRRAAKMVILDVDHPDIEEFVATKAREEDKIRALRDAGFDMDLGGADIVSVQYQNANNSVRVSDEFMTAVENGGGFDLRGRLDGQTIETIDAKNLFRTISQAAWECADPGLQYDDTINDWHTCPETGRITASNPCSEYLHLDNSSCNLASLNLMKFLRADGGFEVEKFVRSVEFVITAMDISICFADFPTEKIGETTRAYRQLGIGYANLGALLMATGLPYDSEQGREVSAAITSLMTGTAYRRSAELAGIVGAYDGYARNAEPHKRVMRKHAAANDSIRPTGTVATAVQREATKQWTLGNKLGDKNGWRNSQASVLAPTGTIGLMMDCDTTGVEPDLALVKFKKLVGGGSMQIVNQTVPRALRSLGYPEEQVEAIVEHIADHGHVVDAPGLKPEHYPVFDCAMGERSIAPMGHVRMMAAVQPFISGAISKTVNMPEQATVADVEKIYFEGWKLGLKALAIYRDNCKVGQPLSVAKPNKATAETQAPAAEVEKVVEKVVEYRPVRKRLPKKRPSQTVSFSVGGAEGYLTASSYPDDGLGEVFLKMSKQGSTLAGVMDAFSVAISIGLQYGVPLETYVSKFTNMRFEPAGMTDDPDVRMAASVMDYIFRRLALDFLPYERRAELGIFTAKERAAQLRAEAEAEASGADLTAMAASAPVEAPEPKTGPIAQPAQELADAAAVKPAPSVGSSTELLEAVIGKAADAPLCFTCGTKMRPAGSCYVCEGCGSTSGCS; from the coding sequence GTGGGTGACCGCGCCGACGAGGGGGGCGAGGGCGTGACGACCAGCAAGTCACGGAACAAGGCCGGGGCGGGGCTGAAGATCGAGCGCGTCTGGACGACCGAGGGGGTGCATCCCTACGACGAGGTCGCCTGGGAGCGCCGCGACGTCGTGATGACGAACTGGCGGGACGGCTCGATCAACTTCGAGCAGCGCGGGGTGGAGTTCCCCGAGTCCTGGTCGGTCAACGCGGCCAACATCGTGACCACGAAGTACTTCCGGGGCGCGGTGGGGACCCCGGAGCGCGAGTGGTCGCTCAAGCAGCTCATCGACCGGGTGGTCGACACCTACCGCACCGCCGGCGAGGAGTACGGCTACTTCGCCTCCCCGGCCGACGCCGAGGTGTTCGCGCACGAGCTGACCTGGATGCTGCTGCACCAGGTGTTCAGCTTCAACTCGCCGGTCTGGTTCAACGTCGGCACGCCGTCGCCGCAGCAGGTCAGCGCGTGCTTCATCCTGTCCGTCGACGACTCGATGGACTCCATCCTCGACTGGTACAAGGAGGAGGGGCGGATCTTCCAGGGCGGCTCGGGCGCCGGAGTCAACCTCTCCCGCATCCGGTCCTCCAAGGAACTGCTCTCCTCCGGCGGCACCGCCTCCGGTCCGGTCAGCTTCATGCGCGGCGCGGACGCCTCCGCCGGCACCATCAAGTCCGGTGGCGCCACCCGGCGGGCGGCCAAGATGGTCATCCTCGACGTGGACCACCCGGACATCGAGGAGTTCGTGGCGACCAAGGCGCGCGAGGAGGACAAGATCCGCGCGCTGCGGGACGCCGGCTTCGACATGGACCTGGGCGGCGCCGACATCGTCAGCGTGCAGTACCAGAACGCCAACAACTCGGTCCGCGTCTCCGACGAGTTCATGACCGCGGTGGAGAACGGCGGCGGCTTCGACCTGCGTGGCCGGCTCGACGGGCAGACCATCGAGACGATCGACGCGAAGAACCTGTTCCGCACCATCTCCCAGGCCGCCTGGGAGTGCGCCGACCCGGGCCTGCAGTACGACGACACGATCAACGACTGGCACACCTGCCCGGAGACCGGGCGGATCACCGCGTCGAACCCGTGCTCGGAATACCTGCACCTGGACAACTCCTCGTGCAACCTGGCCTCGCTGAACCTGATGAAGTTCCTCCGCGCCGACGGTGGCTTCGAGGTGGAGAAGTTCGTCCGGTCGGTCGAGTTCGTCATCACCGCGATGGACATCTCGATCTGCTTCGCCGACTTCCCGACCGAGAAGATCGGCGAGACCACCCGCGCCTACCGGCAGCTCGGCATCGGGTACGCCAACCTGGGCGCGCTGCTGATGGCCACCGGCCTGCCGTACGACTCGGAGCAGGGGCGGGAGGTGTCCGCGGCGATCACCTCGCTGATGACCGGCACCGCCTACCGCCGTTCCGCCGAGCTGGCCGGCATCGTCGGCGCGTACGACGGCTACGCCCGCAACGCGGAGCCGCACAAGCGGGTCATGCGCAAGCACGCCGCCGCCAACGACAGCATCCGGCCGACCGGCACCGTGGCCACCGCCGTGCAGCGCGAGGCCACCAAGCAGTGGACGCTCGGCAACAAGCTGGGCGACAAGAACGGTTGGCGCAACTCGCAGGCCAGCGTGCTCGCCCCGACCGGCACCATCGGCCTGATGATGGACTGCGACACCACCGGCGTCGAGCCGGACCTGGCGCTGGTCAAGTTCAAGAAGCTGGTCGGCGGCGGCTCGATGCAGATCGTCAACCAGACCGTGCCGCGCGCGCTGCGCAGCCTCGGCTACCCCGAGGAGCAGGTCGAGGCGATCGTCGAGCACATCGCCGACCACGGGCACGTGGTGGACGCCCCCGGCCTGAAGCCGGAGCACTACCCGGTCTTCGACTGCGCCATGGGCGAGCGGTCCATCGCGCCGATGGGCCACGTGCGGATGATGGCGGCCGTCCAGCCGTTCATCTCCGGCGCCATCTCCAAGACCGTCAACATGCCGGAGCAGGCCACCGTCGCCGACGTCGAGAAGATCTACTTCGAGGGCTGGAAGCTCGGCCTGAAGGCGCTGGCGATCTACCGGGACAACTGCAAGGTGGGCCAGCCGCTCTCGGTCGCCAAGCCGAACAAGGCCACCGCCGAGACGCAGGCCCCGGCGGCCGAGGTCGAGAAGGTCGTGGAGAAGGTCGTCGAGTACCGCCCGGTGCGCAAGCGGCTGCCGAAGAAGCGCCCGTCGCAGACGGTCTCCTTCTCGGTCGGTGGCGCCGAGGGCTACCTCACCGCCTCGTCCTACCCGGACGACGGCCTCGGCGAGGTCTTCCTCAAGATGTCGAAGCAGGGCTCGACCCTGGCCGGCGTGATGGACGCCTTCTCGGTGGCCATCTCCATCGGTCTCCAGTACGGCGTCCCGCTGGAGACGTACGTCAGCAAGTTCACCAACATGCGCTTCGAGCCGGCCGGCATGACCGACGACCCGGACGTGCGGATGGCCGCCTCGGTGATGGACTACATCTTCCGTCGCCTGGCGCTGGACTTCCTGCCGTACGAGCGCCGCGCGGAGCTGGGCATCTTCACCGCCAAGGAGCGGGCCGCCCAGCTCCGGGCCGAGGCGGAGGCGGAGGCGAGCGGTGCGGACCTCACCGCGATGGCCGCCTCCGCCCCGGTCGAGGCGCCCGAGCCGAAGACCGGCCCGATCGCCCAGCCGGCGCAGGAACTGGCCGACGCCGCGGCGGTCAAGCCGGCGCCGTCGGTGGGCTCCAGCACCGAACTGCTGGAGGCCGTGATCGGCAAGGCCGCCGACGCGCCGCTCTGCTTCACCTGCGGCACCAAGATGCGGCCCGCCGGTAGCTGCTACGTCTGCGAGGGCTGCGGCTCCACCAGCGGTTGCAGCTGA
- the lexA gene encoding transcriptional repressor LexA, which yields MTEDRASRQKNPQPIDGAGPPASRRPRAARSRAAQPAVRPVTPVVSSFPDPATVDLTARQRRILEFIRTWVERHGYPPSVREIGEAVGLVSPSSVAYQLKELEKKGFLRRDPNRPRAVDVRSPGDIDDEAARAQRPAPAYVPMLGRIAAGGPILAEQAVEDIFPLPRELVGEGEVFMLQVKGDSMLDAAICDGDWVVVRQQPNAEVGDIVAAMLDGEATVKTYRRRDGHVWLMPQNPAFDPIPGDDATIMGRVVAVLRRI from the coding sequence GTGACCGAGGACCGGGCCAGCCGGCAGAAGAACCCGCAGCCGATCGACGGGGCGGGTCCGCCGGCGTCCCGTCGCCCCCGCGCCGCGCGCAGCCGGGCCGCTCAGCCCGCGGTGCGCCCGGTCACGCCGGTGGTCAGCAGCTTCCCCGACCCGGCGACGGTCGACCTCACCGCCCGGCAGCGCCGGATCCTGGAGTTCATCCGCACCTGGGTGGAGCGCCACGGCTACCCGCCGAGCGTGCGCGAGATCGGCGAGGCCGTCGGCCTGGTCTCCCCGTCCAGCGTCGCCTACCAGCTCAAGGAGCTGGAGAAGAAGGGCTTCCTGCGCCGCGACCCGAACCGGCCGCGGGCGGTCGACGTCCGCTCCCCCGGCGACATCGACGACGAGGCCGCCCGCGCGCAGCGACCCGCCCCGGCCTACGTGCCGATGCTGGGCCGGATCGCCGCCGGTGGGCCCATCCTCGCCGAGCAGGCCGTGGAGGACATCTTCCCCCTCCCCCGCGAGCTGGTCGGTGAGGGCGAGGTCTTCATGCTCCAGGTCAAGGGCGACTCGATGCTCGACGCGGCGATCTGCGACGGCGACTGGGTGGTGGTGCGCCAGCAACCCAACGCCGAGGTCGGCGACATCGTGGCCGCCATGCTCGACGGCGAGGCGACCGTGAAGACCTACCGGCGTCGCGACGGGCACGTCTGGCTGATGCCGCAGAACCCGGCCTTCGACCCGATCCCCGGCGACGACGCCACCATCATGGGCCGCGTGGTCGCGGTGCTGCGCCGGATCTGA